One Pseudopipra pipra isolate bDixPip1 chromosome 26, bDixPip1.hap1, whole genome shotgun sequence DNA window includes the following coding sequences:
- the LOC135402788 gene encoding ubiquitin carboxyl-terminal hydrolase 42-like → MPLCLISSLSKWNFPAVIAEGMTPPQRILFPPEKICMVWQQRQSAGAGLRNVGNTCFLNAVLQCLTYTPPLANYLLSREHSQACRQQGFCMMCIMEAHVNKVLHSSVSAILPLAVLRGFRLIGEHFQLGREEDAHDFLCCTVNAMQRACLSASNDLDISSQSTTIVHQIFGGFLRSRVICFSCKAISDSYEAFLDVPLDIKAASSLTAALEDFVTPEHLDGENCFKCSKCEKNVAATKRFTVHCAPKVLTVCLKRFDCFTGGKISKVVEYPEYLDLRPYMSQADGEALLYSLYAVLVHSGVSCHGGHYFCYTKASNGLWYRMDDESVELCSIDTVLRQQAYLLFYARCSDLRIGERASSSLAPSHAPSFLSQCAASSKQAGSVGPQGLTGRTKGMKDTGRERSRSRSPLWGRDLRSWSVDTTDYDDSSERRTGPPSRDRGPRDSTAARPSKRICRWAPAPRAAQEQTLLRQREPSRSVQGTYNLRSRFVPYTDYDRSLRKRKRQRTSPPRANPTEAERAEKINMAGL, encoded by the exons atgcctttgtgcctcatttcatctctttccaaatggaatttccctgcagtcattgcCGAGGGAATGACTCCGCCACAAAGGATCCTCTTTCCCCCGGAGAAGATTTGCAtggtctggcagcaaagacagagtgctggagcaggactccGCAATGTGGGCAACACATGCTTCCTTAATGCTGTCCTGCAATGCCTGACATACACCCCGCCGCTAGCCAACTATCTGCTCTcccgggagcacagccaggcct gtcgccaacaaggcttctgcatgatgtgcatCATGGAAGCGCATGTTAACAAGGTCCTGCATTCCTCAgtcagtgccatcctgccttTGGCTGTTCTCAGGGGTTTCAGAC tcataggagaacattttcagcttggcagggaggaagatgcccatgacttcttatgctgtactgtcaatgccatgcagagagcttgtctgagtgcaagcaatga CTTGGACATATCATCCCAATCTACTACCATTgtccatcaaatatttggaggctttctgagatccagag tcatctgcttcagctgcaaagccatttctgattcctatgaggccttcctggatgtccctttggatatcaaa gcagcctcatccctcactgcagctctggaggactttgTAACACCTGAGCACCTGGATGgtgaaaactgctttaaatgtagcAA GTGTGAGAAGAATGTTGCCGCCACTAAGAGGTTCACTGTCCACTGTGCACCCAAGgttctcactgtgtgtctgaagaggtttgactgcttcactggtgggaagatcagcaag GTTGTAGAGTATCCGGAGTACTTGGATCTTCGCCCATACATgtctcaggcagatggagaagcactcctctactccttatatgctgtcctggtgcacagtggtgtcagctgtcatggaggacactatttctgctacacaaag gccagCAATGGATTGTGGTACCGGATGGACGATGAATCTGTGGAGCTGTGTTCCATTGACACAGTTCTCAGGCAGCAAGCCTACCTGCTGTTCTATGCCAG atgctcggatctgagaattggagaaagggcttcttcctcactggcaccatcacatgccccttccttcctcagtcagtgtgcggccagcagcaagcaggcggGCTCTGTTGGACCACAGGGTCTGACTGGTAGGACTAAG ggcatgaaggacactggcagggagcggtcccggagcagatcccctctgtggggcagggatctccGCAGCTGGTCTGTGGACACCACAGACTATGATGactcttcagagagaagaactggtcctccaagtcgtgaccgtggtcctagggatagcacagctgcaaggccttccaagaggatctgccggtgggctcccgctcccagggctgctcaggagcaaaccttgctgaggcagagggagccaagcagatctGTGCAGGGAACTTACAACCTTCGCAGCCGGTTTGTGCCGTACACAGACTATGACCGCTCACTGCGGAAGAGAAAGAGGCAGAGAACAAGTCCTCCAC gagcaaacccgacagaggcagagagagcagagaagatcaacATGGCGGGGCTATGA